In Sphingobacterium zeae, one genomic interval encodes:
- a CDS encoding ABC transporter ATP-binding protein, with protein MKDLAYLNKYFYKYRWKLIPGVIFVIISNYFGVLPAKVIREAFDLVQENIYLYRLFAGFDRQELIYQVFGTSLLFFGFVVLLLSLLRGIFLFFMRQTIILTSRYIEYDLKNEIYNHYQNLNFGFFRKNNTGDLMSRATEDVNQVRNYLGPAIMYAINTVVLSIMVIYAMYSVNGRLATFALAPIPVLSVIILFVNKIINKRSLKIQKQLANLSSFVQETFAGIRVIKTYTREQNKMQEFEKESTIYRNTALDLVKVQAVFFPLILLLIGLSTVITIYIGGIEVAKGTVTAGNIAEFIIYVNQLTFPAMSLAWVTSLVQRAAASQKRINEFLQTESPIVNGTGTKELAGAIRVEEISFTYPETGIQAIKNISFQIPIGKTLAIIGKTGSGKSTLANLLLRMYDTDNGKIYYDNLEIKAFDFKSLRQQIGFVPQDVFLFSDTIANNIGFGLDQFTQEQVEQAAKDAAVYDNIIAFEDGFETAVGERGITLSGGQKQRVSIARALIKEPKVLIFDDCLSAVDTKTEETILRSLSRIMKGKTCIFIAHRISTIKNADHILVMDQGKIVEQGTHTELMEKRGEYFELHEKQLLESIVE; from the coding sequence ATGAAGGATCTCGCCTACTTAAATAAGTACTTTTATAAATACCGCTGGAAACTGATTCCAGGGGTTATTTTTGTTATCATCTCCAACTATTTCGGGGTATTGCCTGCAAAGGTGATTCGCGAAGCTTTTGATTTGGTCCAGGAAAACATCTACCTTTACCGCCTATTCGCAGGTTTTGATAGACAGGAACTCATCTATCAAGTGTTTGGCACCAGCCTCCTGTTTTTTGGATTCGTTGTACTTCTCCTTTCGCTGTTACGGGGCATATTTTTATTCTTTATGCGGCAGACGATCATTTTAACGTCACGTTACATTGAATACGACCTCAAAAATGAGATCTATAACCACTATCAGAATTTAAACTTCGGTTTCTTTCGAAAGAATAATACAGGGGATCTGATGAGCCGCGCCACTGAAGATGTCAATCAGGTACGTAACTACCTAGGACCCGCTATCATGTATGCGATTAACACTGTTGTCCTTTCTATCATGGTTATTTATGCGATGTACAGCGTAAATGGACGGTTGGCGACATTCGCATTAGCTCCAATACCAGTATTGTCGGTCATTATTCTTTTTGTCAACAAAATTATTAATAAGCGTAGCTTAAAAATACAGAAGCAATTGGCCAACCTTTCTTCTTTCGTTCAGGAAACTTTTGCAGGTATCCGCGTCATTAAGACCTATACCAGAGAACAAAATAAAATGCAGGAATTTGAGAAGGAAAGTACCATTTATCGAAACACCGCTCTTGATCTAGTCAAAGTGCAGGCTGTTTTCTTTCCGCTTATTCTATTGCTTATTGGACTCAGTACGGTAATCACCATTTATATTGGTGGAATTGAAGTTGCCAAAGGCACTGTTACGGCTGGAAACATAGCGGAGTTTATTATCTATGTCAATCAATTAACTTTCCCTGCGATGTCCTTGGCGTGGGTAACTTCACTGGTGCAGCGTGCCGCAGCTTCACAAAAACGCATCAATGAATTTCTTCAGACGGAATCTCCAATTGTAAATGGAACAGGCACCAAAGAATTAGCTGGTGCAATCCGGGTTGAGGAAATTTCCTTTACTTATCCGGAAACAGGCATTCAAGCCATTAAAAATATATCCTTTCAAATTCCGATCGGGAAAACACTCGCTATTATAGGAAAAACAGGATCCGGAAAATCAACGCTAGCCAACTTACTTCTCCGTATGTATGACACCGATAATGGAAAAATATATTACGATAATCTGGAGATCAAAGCTTTTGATTTTAAAAGCTTGCGCCAACAAATTGGATTTGTCCCACAAGATGTTTTCTTATTCTCGGATACCATTGCCAATAACATAGGCTTTGGACTGGATCAATTTACTCAGGAACAAGTGGAGCAGGCCGCTAAGGATGCTGCGGTCTACGACAATATTATCGCCTTTGAAGATGGTTTTGAAACTGCTGTTGGCGAACGTGGTATCACCCTCTCTGGTGGACAAAAACAACGGGTGTCTATCGCTCGCGCCCTGATTAAAGAACCCAAAGTATTGATATTTGACGACTGTCTTTCAGCCGTGGACACAAAAACGGAGGAAACAATTCTCCGCTCACTTAGCCGCATTATGAAAGGCAAGACTTGTATTTTTATTGCGCACCGCATCTCAACCATCAAGAATGCAGATCATATTCTTGTGATGGATCAAGGCAAAATTGTTGAACAAGGTACGCACACTGAACTGATGGAGAAAAGAGGTGAATATTTTGAACTCCATGAAAAACAGTTACTGGAAAGTATAGTCGAATAG
- a CDS encoding dipeptidase codes for MYEFEMPFLVDAHLDLSMNAMEWNRDLRLPITELNRREGGMKDKPDRGKATVTFDELRRGRIGLVVATQIARFVTPESSLPGWYSAEQAWAQTQGQLAWYRAMEADGQLKMIRTKADLDQHIALWSDGIDHMHKPIGYLLSLEGADSIVDISNLETAYNNGLRAIGPAHYGPGRYANGTDATGKLNEQGIMLLREMERLGMILDATHLNDDAFWDAVERYHGAIWASHNNCRKFVDHNRQFSDEMIRALVEKQAVIGVALDAWMMVPNWIRGISDPKTSNCSLEIVANNIDHICQLAGNVNHVGLGSDLDGAFGREQCPYDLETIADIQKVFRILGKRGYGKTDLEKIASKNWLNFMRNVLPQS; via the coding sequence ATGTATGAATTTGAAATGCCATTCTTGGTAGACGCACATTTGGATTTAAGCATGAATGCCATGGAGTGGAACCGGGATCTTCGGCTTCCGATTACCGAACTTAATCGTCGGGAAGGTGGGATGAAAGATAAGCCAGATCGTGGTAAGGCAACAGTTACTTTTGATGAATTGCGTCGTGGCCGTATTGGTTTGGTCGTTGCGACTCAAATTGCCCGTTTTGTGACACCAGAAAGTTCCTTGCCCGGTTGGTATTCGGCAGAACAGGCTTGGGCGCAGACCCAGGGGCAGCTCGCGTGGTATAGGGCAATGGAAGCCGACGGTCAGCTAAAAATGATTCGTACAAAGGCCGATTTGGATCAACATATAGCCCTGTGGTCGGATGGTATTGATCATATGCATAAGCCGATTGGTTATCTGTTGAGTCTAGAAGGTGCAGATTCCATCGTGGATATCAGTAATCTGGAAACGGCATATAACAATGGTTTGCGCGCTATTGGGCCAGCACACTATGGGCCAGGTAGGTATGCTAATGGGACAGATGCCACTGGTAAGCTTAATGAGCAAGGCATCATGCTGTTACGCGAGATGGAGCGCCTAGGGATGATATTGGATGCGACCCACCTGAATGATGATGCCTTTTGGGATGCTGTCGAACGTTACCATGGTGCGATCTGGGCTAGCCATAATAATTGCCGCAAATTTGTGGACCACAATAGGCAGTTTAGTGATGAAATGATTAGAGCCCTTGTTGAGAAGCAAGCCGTCATCGGTGTGGCACTAGATGCTTGGATGATGGTGCCCAACTGGATCCGAGGTATATCGGACCCTAAAACAAGCAATTGTTCCTTGGAAATTGTGGCCAACAATATTGACCATATCTGTCAACTGGCGGGAAATGTGAACCACGTGGGGTTAGGAAGTGATCTCGATGGAGCCTTTGGCCGGGAGCAATGCCCTTATGATCTAGAAACGATTGCCGATATCCAGAAAGTCTTTCGTATTCTCGGAAAACGAGGATATGGGAAAACCGATCTTGAAAAAATCGCCAGTAAGAATTGGCTGAATTTTATGCGAAATGTGCTGCCACAATCGTAA
- a CDS encoding D-TA family PLP-dependent enzyme, with translation METWCHIDNLDRVDSPALLVYPDRIVKNIESALHRVHGQADRLRPHIKTNKCREVCQLMIDKGITKFKCATIAEAELLGAIGAKDVLLAYQPVGPKVDRFLNLIAAFPDTHFACLVDHVDAAQDISKRSLSKELCSDVYLDVNVGMGRTGVSLERIERLVMDIHVLEGIQLIGVHGYDGHIHEKDYKSRQKESERSYNILETAYLMAQVSTSKPLAKVIGGSPSFPFHAERTDVECSPGTFVFWDFGYAENYVEQDFILAAVLLTRVVSIVDHNHLCLDLGYKSVACELPQPRVKFFDPRVGQIKMQSEEHLVVEVAKASEFNIGDALYAVPRHICPTVACYGDLQVVHKGQADQVWTVYARDKKINY, from the coding sequence ATGGAAACTTGGTGTCATATAGATAATCTTGATCGGGTCGATTCGCCAGCTTTGCTTGTTTACCCCGACCGTATTGTAAAGAACATCGAAAGCGCTTTACATAGGGTGCATGGACAGGCTGACCGGTTGCGACCGCATATTAAAACAAACAAGTGCCGGGAGGTATGCCAACTTATGATAGATAAGGGAATTACGAAATTTAAGTGTGCAACAATTGCAGAGGCAGAGCTGTTAGGTGCGATCGGCGCCAAAGATGTTTTGCTGGCGTACCAGCCTGTAGGACCTAAAGTTGATCGTTTTCTCAATTTAATAGCGGCATTCCCCGATACTCATTTTGCCTGTCTTGTGGATCATGTCGATGCTGCCCAGGATATTTCAAAGCGAAGTCTTTCGAAAGAATTATGCAGCGATGTTTATCTAGACGTCAATGTGGGCATGGGACGAACTGGCGTTTCGTTAGAGCGAATTGAACGACTGGTTATGGATATCCATGTCTTGGAAGGAATTCAGCTTATCGGCGTGCATGGTTATGATGGTCATATTCATGAAAAAGACTATAAGTCTCGCCAAAAAGAAAGCGAACGTTCTTATAATATACTCGAAACCGCCTACCTTATGGCACAGGTGTCTACTTCGAAACCTTTAGCCAAAGTTATTGGTGGTTCACCAAGTTTCCCTTTTCACGCTGAGCGCACCGACGTAGAATGCAGTCCCGGAACGTTTGTGTTTTGGGATTTTGGCTATGCGGAAAATTATGTCGAGCAGGATTTTATACTGGCAGCAGTGCTCTTGACCCGTGTAGTTTCGATTGTTGATCACAATCATCTCTGTCTGGACTTGGGGTATAAATCTGTTGCATGTGAGTTGCCGCAACCCCGTGTCAAATTTTTCGATCCCCGTGTTGGACAAATAAAGATGCAAAGTGAAGAGCACTTGGTGGTCGAAGTTGCAAAAGCTTCCGAATTTAACATTGGCGATGCCCTTTATGCCGTACCACGGCATATCTGTCCTACGGTAGCTTGTTATGGTGACCTGCAAGTGGTTCACAAGGGGCAGGCAGATCAGGTTTGGACTGTTTATGCGCGAGATAAAAAGATAAATTATTGA
- a CDS encoding glycoside hydrolase family 130 protein: protein MHKPVQVERKDIYFKPDKKRVLARFFFLGDDRTIKVIKRILSLNESQRKEVFGQVLRSYTKRHRSIVHIFERNFDRVSHLLAKIPFSKEKLSHIDKLLIGSYFTMEYSIESAALFNPSIIEHPDQTELFKGEKRIILSFRATGEGHVSSIVFRSGTLDVNNNIHIDYVGSLLDKPIQVKNHRYHKESFLKKMNELHAEPTEVKSKLEAKLTDTFTYEELKRYIDEVRQDSEENLENVTFLQQAFWLASSHYEMTFSWDTSISERVIFPLADTEKRGIEDARFVQFKDEKGESVYYATYTAYDGFSILPKLLTTKDFYHFKVKPIYGEIANKGAALFPRKINGRYAMLCRIDGENNYIAYSNNINIWQETAIRIQEPEYPYEFVQIGNCGSPIETQYGWLILTHAVGPMREYVLGASLLDLDNPHVEIGRLHSPLMTPNDEEREGYVPNVIYSCGAIVHNDHLILPYAMSDYESTYATIKLEDLLLAILNPDRYI, encoded by the coding sequence ATGCATAAACCAGTACAAGTTGAACGAAAAGATATTTACTTTAAGCCAGATAAAAAAAGAGTACTAGCACGTTTCTTTTTTCTAGGAGATGATCGTACCATCAAAGTCATTAAACGCATTTTATCCCTTAACGAATCGCAACGGAAGGAAGTCTTTGGGCAGGTTCTGCGAAGCTATACCAAAAGACATCGGAGCATTGTTCATATCTTTGAACGAAATTTTGATCGGGTAAGCCACTTATTGGCAAAGATTCCTTTTTCAAAAGAGAAATTAAGTCATATTGACAAGTTACTGATCGGCTCGTACTTTACCATGGAGTATTCGATAGAGTCGGCGGCCTTGTTTAATCCGTCCATCATAGAACATCCGGACCAAACAGAATTATTTAAAGGGGAAAAACGTATTATTTTAAGTTTCAGGGCCACTGGTGAAGGCCATGTTTCTTCTATCGTTTTTCGCTCGGGCACATTGGATGTTAACAATAATATTCATATTGACTATGTCGGTAGTTTATTGGATAAACCTATTCAAGTCAAAAATCATCGTTATCATAAGGAATCTTTCTTAAAGAAGATGAATGAGCTACATGCCGAGCCTACTGAAGTAAAGTCTAAACTAGAGGCGAAACTGACAGATACCTTTACGTACGAGGAACTGAAGCGATACATTGATGAGGTGCGCCAGGATAGCGAGGAAAACCTTGAAAATGTAACATTTTTACAGCAGGCATTCTGGCTCGCTTCCTCGCATTATGAAATGACATTCTCTTGGGACACTTCTATTTCAGAACGCGTGATCTTTCCGCTCGCTGACACCGAAAAGAGAGGTATTGAAGATGCGCGGTTTGTCCAATTCAAAGATGAGAAGGGTGAGAGCGTCTATTATGCCACCTATACCGCCTATGACGGATTTAGCATTCTCCCTAAGCTATTGACCACAAAAGATTTTTACCATTTTAAAGTGAAACCTATCTATGGTGAAATCGCCAATAAGGGGGCTGCGTTATTTCCCCGAAAAATAAACGGACGCTATGCCATGCTCTGCCGCATCGACGGTGAGAACAATTATATTGCTTACTCTAATAATATTAATATATGGCAGGAAACTGCGATCCGCATCCAAGAGCCCGAGTATCCATATGAATTTGTGCAGATTGGTAATTGTGGGTCACCAATAGAAACGCAATATGGCTGGCTGATCCTTACTCATGCCGTAGGACCAATGCGGGAGTATGTTTTGGGGGCCTCCCTTTTGGACCTGGATAACCCCCATGTTGAAATTGGTCGCCTACATAGCCCCTTGATGACCCCCAATGATGAAGAACGGGAAGGATATGTACCCAACGTCATTTATTCGTGTGGAGCGATTGTGCACAATGACCACCTCATTCTACCGTATGCGATGTCTGATTATGAGTCCACTTACGCTACTATCAAACTCGAAGATTTACTACTCGCTATCTTAAACCCTGATCGCTATATTTAA
- a CDS encoding aminoacyl-histidine dipeptidase, with the protein MIEYSLDTLEPKAIWRNFAALNGVPRASKKEARVIAFMVDFGKSLGLATSVDEIGNVLIKKPATLGMEDRKTIVLQSHLDMVHQKNNDTIFDFDTEGIKMYVDGDWVRAEGTTLGADNGIGVATIMSILESSAIVHPAIEALFTVDEETGMTGALGLKGGVLSGEILLNLDTENDTEIDIGCAGGIDVTATQSYSAEPCPFDMLSFELTVKGLHGGHSGMDIHKGFANANKVMNRLLYKAYQQYGLRIASLLGGSLRNAIPRESVAKVVVVKDKASSFVQNLTQLAQDIKLEFATTEPAMEIVVRQTDAAYAAVVPVEVQENLINSVYAALNGVYRVSADFEDLVETSNNIAKVEVGGEKVSIKCLMRSSVETSKFDLVQSLQAAFELGGFKVDFSGNYPGWSPNPNSEILEILKSIYTVQHGEAPEVVACHAGLECGILGTNYPGMDMISFGPTILGAHSPAERVSISSVQKFWSFMLEILKEIPKKQI; encoded by the coding sequence ATGATTGAATATAGTTTAGATACGTTAGAGCCGAAAGCAATTTGGAGGAATTTCGCTGCTCTAAATGGGGTGCCAAGGGCTTCAAAAAAAGAAGCACGCGTGATTGCTTTTATGGTAGACTTTGGAAAATCACTGGGGTTAGCGACAAGTGTAGATGAGATTGGAAATGTGCTTATTAAAAAGCCTGCTACTTTGGGAATGGAAGATCGTAAAACGATTGTACTGCAGTCGCATTTAGATATGGTGCACCAAAAAAACAACGATACTATTTTTGACTTCGATACCGAAGGTATAAAAATGTATGTGGATGGTGATTGGGTAAGAGCAGAAGGCACCACTTTGGGTGCGGATAATGGTATTGGTGTCGCGACAATCATGTCAATTTTGGAGTCATCTGCTATTGTGCACCCAGCTATTGAAGCTTTATTTACCGTTGATGAAGAGACCGGAATGACTGGAGCGTTAGGATTAAAAGGTGGTGTGCTCTCGGGCGAAATCCTGTTGAATCTGGATACCGAGAATGACACCGAGATTGATATTGGCTGTGCAGGAGGGATTGATGTAACGGCAACACAGTCGTATAGTGCAGAACCTTGTCCTTTTGACATGCTATCCTTTGAACTTACGGTGAAAGGACTGCATGGAGGACACTCCGGAATGGATATTCATAAAGGTTTCGCGAATGCAAATAAGGTGATGAACCGCTTACTATATAAAGCTTATCAACAGTATGGGCTTCGTATTGCGTCGCTTTTGGGCGGAAGCCTGCGCAACGCCATTCCGAGAGAAAGCGTTGCCAAAGTGGTTGTCGTTAAGGATAAGGCAAGCAGCTTTGTTCAGAATCTGACTCAATTGGCGCAGGATATTAAATTGGAATTTGCCACAACGGAACCGGCTATGGAAATAGTCGTTAGGCAGACTGATGCTGCTTACGCAGCCGTAGTTCCGGTAGAGGTCCAGGAAAATCTAATCAACAGTGTTTATGCGGCCTTGAATGGAGTATACCGTGTGAGTGCCGATTTTGAAGACCTGGTAGAAACCTCCAATAATATTGCTAAGGTTGAAGTCGGTGGCGAAAAGGTTTCCATCAAATGTTTAATGAGATCTTCGGTGGAAACATCTAAATTTGATTTAGTCCAATCTTTGCAGGCTGCATTCGAACTAGGTGGTTTTAAGGTGGATTTTTCGGGCAATTACCCCGGATGGTCCCCCAATCCGAATTCTGAAATTTTGGAAATACTAAAATCCATTTACACGGTACAACACGGTGAAGCGCCAGAAGTCGTGGCCTGTCACGCTGGACTCGAGTGCGGTATTTTAGGCACTAACTACCCTGGAATGGATATGATTTCTTTTGGCCCCACAATCTTAGGGGCACATTCGCCCGCAGAACGCGTCTCCATTTCTTCTGTGCAGAAGTTTTGGAGTTTTATGCTCGAAATTCTTAAAGAGATTCCTAAAAAACAAATTTAA
- a CDS encoding RidA family protein, with amino-acid sequence MYNADEQFEKLGLTLPPAPAPKGVYKPYVIDGKYLYLSGHGPVLDDATLIIGRIGSDMSPEEGKLAARQVGLTMLSTIKTNLGSLNKIKRVIKVLGMVNCTSDFLYHPGVINGCSELFAAVWGEENGIGTRSAVGFGSLPDNIPVEIEALFELY; translated from the coding sequence ATGTATAACGCAGATGAACAATTCGAAAAATTAGGTTTGACTTTACCTCCGGCGCCGGCACCAAAAGGCGTTTATAAACCATATGTTATCGATGGGAAGTACCTATATCTTTCTGGTCATGGTCCGGTGCTAGATGATGCCACGCTGATTATCGGTCGAATTGGAAGTGACATGAGTCCGGAGGAGGGCAAACTTGCCGCAAGACAAGTTGGTCTAACCATGTTGTCGACCATAAAAACCAATTTGGGATCATTGAACAAAATTAAACGGGTTATCAAAGTATTGGGTATGGTCAATTGCACCTCCGATTTTCTCTATCATCCCGGGGTCATTAATGGCTGTAGTGAACTATTTGCTGCGGTTTGGGGAGAAGAGAATGGTATTGGAACACGTAGCGCTGTTGGTTTTGGCTCGTTGCCCGATAATATTCCAGTAGAAATAGAAGCCTTATTTGAATTATACTAA
- a CDS encoding MFS transporter: MNPVLRVKLSLMMFLTYFVKGAWFVTLGTYLINSLHASGMEVANIFATQSLGAVFAPFFVGFVSDRYFNAERVLLALHLIGAGLLYGMSQAPDATHFYPYVFIYFMAYMSSLSLSNGIAFRHIEDAKKDFPGLRVWGTIGWICSGLVISYLFRWDAPESIAEGALHNTFIMGAICSLLLAVFSLALPKTPPQANLKGEKFDFGKAIGLDALKLLKQRSFLIFFVTAIVICIPISFYYQNANPFLVNVGIPNPTAKMAMGQFSEAICLLLIPFFFRRLGYKNMILLGISAWALRYLFFAFGDGQERAFLLVFGILLHGICYDFMFVVGQIYTDRIAGEKYKASAQGLITIAMYGVGMLIGFWVAGAVSDYLKSAYSSQFWEYLWFIPAGISGFCLVLFAVFFKEEKAIVDRAVS, translated from the coding sequence ATGAATCCAGTATTACGCGTGAAATTATCCCTAATGATGTTTTTGACATATTTTGTCAAAGGGGCTTGGTTTGTAACTTTGGGAACATACCTTATTAATTCGCTTCATGCTTCCGGTATGGAGGTCGCGAATATTTTTGCGACGCAGTCGCTTGGAGCCGTATTTGCTCCTTTCTTTGTCGGTTTTGTCTCTGATAGATACTTTAATGCCGAACGCGTACTATTAGCTTTACACTTGATTGGAGCAGGGCTACTCTATGGAATGTCACAGGCACCCGATGCGACGCATTTTTATCCCTATGTATTTATTTACTTTATGGCATATATGTCATCGCTGTCTTTATCTAATGGAATAGCATTCCGTCATATTGAAGATGCGAAGAAAGATTTTCCGGGATTGCGTGTTTGGGGAACGATTGGTTGGATCTGTTCGGGGCTTGTGATCAGTTATTTGTTTCGTTGGGACGCACCCGAATCGATAGCGGAAGGCGCCCTTCACAATACTTTTATTATGGGGGCAATTTGTTCACTGCTATTGGCAGTCTTTAGTCTCGCATTACCAAAAACGCCACCACAAGCCAACCTTAAGGGTGAAAAATTTGATTTTGGAAAGGCGATTGGTTTAGATGCGCTAAAGCTTTTAAAGCAGCGGAGTTTTCTGATTTTTTTTGTAACAGCCATTGTCATCTGTATTCCGATTTCGTTTTATTACCAAAATGCTAATCCTTTTTTGGTGAATGTTGGCATTCCAAATCCGACTGCAAAGATGGCCATGGGTCAATTTTCTGAGGCAATTTGTCTGTTGTTGATCCCATTTTTCTTTAGAAGACTTGGGTATAAAAATATGATTCTATTAGGAATCTCCGCCTGGGCGCTCCGATACTTGTTTTTCGCATTTGGTGATGGTCAAGAAAGAGCATTCTTACTTGTATTTGGTATTTTATTGCATGGCATCTGCTATGATTTTATGTTTGTTGTCGGCCAGATCTATACAGATCGAATTGCTGGTGAAAAATACAAGGCTTCTGCACAGGGACTTATCACCATTGCCATGTATGGTGTAGGGATGTTGATCGGTTTTTGGGTTGCTGGTGCTGTATCGGATTATCTCAAATCGGCCTATTCTTCACAATTTTGGGAATACCTTTGGTTTATTCCTGCCGGTATTTCTGGTTTTTGCCTTGTGTTATTTGCCGTTTTTTTTAAAGAAGAGAAAGCCATAGTGGATCGGGCAGTCAGCTAA
- a CDS encoding GntP family permease encodes MTIILIVISICLLIVCITYFKINAFLAFLIVSLFSGFCLGIPPAKLVGTVEKGVAGVMGSLTLILVLGAMLGKIIAESGAAEIIAEKMVRLMGTRRLQWGLMLTGFVVGIPLFYGIGFVLLVPLIFSISYRYKLPAVYIGLPMLAALSVTHGFIPPHPSPVALVALFHADMGLTLIYGLVIALPAIVLGGPVFGRSLKNIRPIRESIFREEDRSNTAEYLRPTVGVSLTVALLPVLLIVLFTLLPYCYHIRDETLGQALKFFGNPTVVMLIAVGVATYLLGLKLRRPMASVMTVYESAAKDVAMILLIIAGSGIFKQVMEDSGVSLLLANTLQQLPISPLLLAWLITAVIRGCVGSATVAALTAAGVLLPIVTAGKADPNLMVLAIGAGSLMFSHVNDAGFWLFKEYFGLSLKDTLYSWSVMEAIVSIVGLLALLLVQLILY; translated from the coding sequence ATGACTATAATCCTCATTGTAATCAGCATTTGTTTGCTCATCGTATGCATCACTTATTTTAAGATCAATGCCTTTCTCGCTTTTTTGATTGTTTCGTTATTCAGTGGATTTTGTTTGGGTATTCCACCCGCAAAGCTAGTGGGCACTGTCGAAAAGGGAGTAGCCGGAGTGATGGGGAGCCTGACTTTAATTCTTGTCCTGGGGGCTATGCTGGGGAAAATTATCGCTGAGAGTGGTGCTGCCGAGATTATTGCAGAAAAAATGGTAAGACTGATGGGGACACGGCGTCTCCAGTGGGGACTGATGTTGACAGGCTTTGTTGTTGGGATACCTTTATTTTATGGGATTGGATTTGTCCTGTTAGTCCCGCTGATATTTTCGATTTCCTACCGGTATAAATTGCCTGCAGTATATATTGGGTTACCAATGCTGGCAGCCTTGTCGGTCACCCATGGATTTATTCCGCCACATCCTTCACCTGTCGCTCTCGTGGCGTTGTTTCATGCAGATATGGGATTGACGCTTATTTATGGTCTCGTAATTGCCTTGCCGGCAATTGTTTTGGGCGGACCTGTATTTGGGAGAAGCCTGAAAAACATACGACCAATTCGAGAATCAATTTTCCGCGAAGAAGATCGCTCAAATACTGCAGAATACCTCCGTCCGACTGTAGGCGTAAGTTTGACTGTCGCTTTGCTGCCGGTATTACTCATTGTTCTATTTACATTGCTTCCTTATTGCTATCACATAAGGGACGAGACATTGGGGCAGGCATTAAAGTTTTTCGGCAACCCTACCGTTGTTATGTTGATCGCTGTAGGTGTGGCCACTTATTTATTGGGATTAAAACTGAGGCGACCGATGGCCAGTGTGATGACAGTCTATGAGTCTGCCGCGAAAGATGTTGCCATGATTTTATTGATTATTGCGGGATCTGGAATCTTTAAACAGGTGATGGAGGATAGTGGGGTAAGCCTTTTGTTGGCAAACACCTTGCAGCAACTTCCTATTTCGCCATTACTGCTTGCCTGGCTCATTACGGCCGTTATTCGAGGTTGTGTCGGATCAGCTACTGTTGCGGCATTAACAGCTGCAGGTGTTTTACTACCTATTGTTACTGCTGGAAAAGCCGACCCCAATCTCATGGTATTGGCTATAGGAGCCGGAAGTCTGATGTTTTCACATGTCAATGATGCTGGCTTCTGGTTATTTAAAGAATATTTTGGCCTAAGTCTCAAAGATACGCTATACTCGTGGTCGGTGATGGAGGCGATTGTTTCCATCGTTGGGCTTTTAGCCCTTTTACTAGTACAATTAATTTTATATTAG